In one Alphaproteobacteria bacterium genomic region, the following are encoded:
- a CDS encoding GntR family transcriptional regulator, with amino-acid sequence MPDEAKRTSPADIYAEIRDRICLLDLAPGTALREADLAAEFGVSRTPVREALQRLGALGLVESRNGVGTFVTDLDADRTRQAYEMRLKIAELFGHMSPHPIEDAHVEAMDQFGIRARVLRADFDVRRYFSLNHEVHFLLAELIGNYALRDNWHRLYFQTARAWYSVSATLGAEVAADLVEEIDAVRGAMARRDPIAVGYIQRNYIAYAYAQVFPDGATP; translated from the coding sequence ATGCCGGACGAGGCCAAGCGGACCAGCCCTGCCGATATCTATGCGGAGATCCGTGACCGGATCTGCTTGCTGGACCTTGCCCCCGGGACAGCCCTGCGGGAGGCCGATCTGGCGGCGGAGTTCGGTGTCAGCCGGACCCCGGTCCGCGAGGCGCTGCAGCGCCTCGGCGCGCTCGGGCTCGTTGAAAGCCGCAATGGTGTCGGCACCTTCGTGACGGACCTGGATGCCGACCGGACGCGACAGGCCTACGAGATGCGCCTGAAGATCGCCGAACTGTTCGGGCATATGTCGCCCCATCCGATCGAAGACGCCCATGTCGAAGCCATGGATCAGTTCGGAATCAGGGCCCGGGTCCTGCGGGCGGATTTCGATGTCAGGCGATATTTTTCCCTGAACCACGAGGTGCATTTTCTGCTGGCCGAACTCATCGGCAACTATGCGCTGCGGGATAACTGGCACCGCCTCTACTTCCAGACGGCCCGCGCCTGGTACAGCGTTTCCGCGACCCTGGGGGCCGAGGTCGCCGCCGATCTGGTAGAAGAAATCGACGCCGTCCGAGGGGCCATGGCACGCCGTGACCCGATCGCCGTCGGCTATATCCAGCGCAACTATATCGCCTATGCCTACGCACAGGTCTTCCCGGACGGCGCGACGCCGTAA
- a CDS encoding arylmalonate decarboxylase: MVAHIPFDRGRHHRAKIGFILLATEQTIEDDMFQLRPEGVGVHFCRAAIPDSITSETLAAQAELLADAAATLLPDGSLDVCCYACTSGSLVIGEERVFAEIRKGAPGAIPTSLISGVIAALRALSVTRVAVATPYLADIDSREADYLNAAGFDVLTIKGLRIEKDSDMVRVPPDYIVDFALSVDRPEAEAIFVSCGALRTLDVVEEIEQRAGKPVICSNQAMMWHCLRSAGIDDRIQGYGRLFRDH, encoded by the coding sequence ATGGTAGCGCACATTCCTTTCGACCGTGGCCGACACCACCGGGCCAAGATCGGTTTCATCCTGCTGGCGACGGAGCAGACGATTGAAGACGACATGTTCCAACTGCGGCCGGAGGGCGTTGGCGTGCATTTCTGTCGGGCGGCAATCCCGGACAGCATCACGTCGGAAACCCTGGCGGCACAGGCGGAACTGCTGGCCGACGCGGCGGCAACACTGCTGCCTGACGGCAGCCTGGACGTCTGCTGCTACGCCTGCACCTCCGGCAGTCTTGTAATTGGCGAGGAGCGGGTTTTCGCCGAAATCCGAAAGGGCGCCCCCGGTGCCATACCGACCTCCCTGATCAGCGGGGTGATCGCCGCGTTGCGCGCCCTGTCCGTCACACGCGTCGCCGTTGCGACGCCCTATCTCGCCGACATTGATTCGCGCGAAGCCGATTACCTCAACGCGGCCGGGTTCGACGTACTGACCATCAAGGGTCTGCGCATCGAGAAGGACAGCGACATGGTCCGAGTGCCGCCCGACTACATCGTCGACTTCGCCCTGTCCGTCGACCGGCCGGAAGCTGAGGCGATCTTTGTCAGTTGCGGTGCACTGCGCACGCTGGACGTCGTCGAGGAGATCGAGCAGAGGGCGGGAAAGCCGGTGATCTGTTCGAATCAGGCGATGATGTGGCATTGCCTGCGTTCCGCCGGGATCGATGATCGGATTCAGGGATACGGACGTCTTTTCAGGGATCATTGA
- a CDS encoding Xaa-Pro peptidase family protein, whose translation MPIHFTEEEFTARQARAVASLRIRGLDGILLFAPESHYWLTGYDTFGFAMFQCMVLTASGDIQLLTRMPDLRQAQQTSILTDAQIHIWTEVEGADPMADLVELARRLGLSGKKLGVETKTPGLNHYNGARVAALFEGVAELVEASDLITWLRRDKSDQEIAYHRRAAELSDDALDACLELAAPGAFEGDILAAMQGAVFRGGGDYAGNEFIIGSGPTALLVRYHAGRRHLDPKDQLTLEWSGAYRRYHAAMMRTIVVGKPTPHQIHMHSAAVEALEACEAAIRPGRPMGDVFDAHAEVFDRRGLKHARFQACGYGMGAIYNPIWVDFPMFYHGNPLLMEAGNVFFLHMILNDSEAGFAMSYGHSVLVKEDGVERLSRHSLDLLQV comes from the coding sequence ATGCCGATCCATTTTACCGAGGAAGAGTTCACCGCCCGCCAGGCGCGGGCCGTTGCATCGCTGCGGATACGGGGCTTGGACGGCATTCTGCTGTTCGCGCCGGAAAGTCATTACTGGCTCACGGGGTACGACACGTTCGGCTTTGCCATGTTCCAGTGCATGGTTCTGACCGCGTCCGGCGATATACAGCTGCTGACACGCATGCCGGACCTGCGTCAGGCGCAACAGACATCAATCCTGACGGACGCGCAGATCCATATCTGGACGGAGGTCGAAGGCGCCGATCCTATGGCCGACCTTGTCGAACTGGCCCGCAGACTGGGGCTGTCGGGCAAAAAACTGGGGGTCGAGACCAAGACGCCGGGCCTGAACCACTACAACGGTGCGCGCGTGGCCGCACTGTTCGAAGGGGTGGCGGAACTGGTTGAGGCGTCCGACCTGATTACCTGGCTGCGGCGTGACAAGAGCGACCAGGAAATCGCCTATCACCGCCGGGCGGCCGAACTGTCCGACGACGCGCTGGATGCCTGCCTGGAACTCGCCGCGCCGGGTGCCTTCGAGGGCGATATCCTGGCCGCGATGCAGGGCGCTGTCTTCCGGGGGGGCGGCGATTATGCCGGCAATGAATTCATCATCGGTTCGGGCCCGACCGCGTTGCTGGTCCGTTACCATGCCGGCCGCAGACATCTCGACCCCAAGGACCAACTGACCCTCGAGTGGTCGGGTGCCTATCGCCGCTACCATGCCGCCATGATGCGTACCATCGTCGTGGGCAAGCCGACGCCACACCAGATCCACATGCACAGTGCCGCCGTCGAGGCGTTGGAGGCCTGCGAAGCGGCGATCCGCCCCGGACGGCCGATGGGCGATGTCTTCGATGCCCATGCGGAAGTCTTTGACCGCCGCGGGTTGAAGCATGCCAGATTCCAGGCCTGCGGCTACGGCATGGGGGCGATCTACAACCCGATCTGGGTCGACTTTCCGATGTTCTATCACGGCAATCCGCTGCTGATGGAGGCGGGGAATGTGTTCTTCCTGCACATGATCCTGAATGATTCCGAAGCCGGATTTGCGATGTCTTACGGTCATTCGGTTCTGGTGAAGGAGGACGGGGTGGAACGCTTGTCCCGGCATTCATTGGACCTGTTACAGGTCTGA
- a CDS encoding hydantoinase B/oxoprolinase family protein, producing MTASREAEPRKEGWQFWIDRGGTFTDVVARAPDGTLNTHKLLSENPEAYKDAAVQGIRDLLGLKPGDPIPSDKIDAVKMGTTVATNALLERKGDRTLLVVTEGFRDQLRIAYQARPRLFDRNILLPEMLYERVEEVVERVDAKDQILTPLDLDDLRPKLQKAYDDGIRAVAIVLMHGYRVPDHEKKVAALAREIGFTQVSTSHETSPLIKFVGRGDTTVVDAYLSPILGRYVQQVAGELGDVRLQFMQSNGGLTDAKLFQGKDAILSGPAGGIVGSVKTAEQAGFDKVITFDMGGTSTDVAHYDGEYERAFETLVAGVRMRAPMMLIHTVAAGGGSICQFDGARFRVGPESAGANPGPAAYRRGGPLAVTDCNVMLGKLQPQFFPAVFGPNQDEALDAAPVREKFEALAKEVEAATGQKRSPEEIADGFLKIAVENMANAIKKISVQRGYDVTEYALQCFGGAGGQHACLIADTLGMTKVLIHPFAGVLSAYGMGLADIRAMRERSVEQPLNDGLLTRLEDELGAMAEEAEAELLKQDVPSERIELLRKVHIRYDGSDTALEVPFGPLEEMAEAFEASYRSRFGFLMGGKGLVASALSVEGIGRTFDLASDDLAARAASPDPVETVTTYMAGDFVETPVFDRDRMSAGQKVKGPAILIERTGTNVVEPGWEAEMTAIGNLVLTRVEALPRQVAIGTQADPVMLEVFNNLFMSIAEQMGYTLQNTAYSVNIKERLDFSCAVFDAEGNLIANAPHMPVHLGSMGESVRAVVRNNEGTIKPGDAYVLNNPYNGGTHLPDVTVVTPVFHEDGSRILFFVASRGHHSDIGGRTPGSAPPDSAHIDEEGVLIDNFKLVDQGTYREDALREVLASAKYPARNPDQNVADLRAQLAANEKGVQELRKMVGHFGLDTVEAYMGHVQDNAEESVRRVIDVLKDGTFEYPMDNGQKVKVAITIDKAKRGATVDFTGTSPQGPNNFNAPAAVCRAAVLYVFRTLVEDDIPMNEGCLKPIEIILPEDCMLNARYPGAVIAGNVETSQIVTDTLYGALGVMAAAQGTMNNFVWGNDRYQYYETVCGGSGAGPDFDGTDAVHTHMTNSRLTDPEILEWRLPVMLEKFEIRRGSGGKGKHRGGDGVRRIVRFLEDMDVVILANHRIVPPYGMAGGDDGAVGRNWIERTDGRRDEMTATDMRAVQAGDVFVLETPGGGGFGKARAEAAE from the coding sequence ATGACGGCGTCACGCGAAGCGGAACCGCGCAAAGAAGGCTGGCAGTTCTGGATCGACCGGGGCGGTACCTTCACCGATGTTGTCGCGCGCGCGCCGGACGGCACGCTGAATACCCACAAGCTGCTGTCGGAGAACCCGGAAGCCTACAAGGACGCCGCCGTTCAGGGCATCCGCGATCTGCTGGGCCTGAAGCCGGGCGATCCGATTCCCTCGGACAAGATCGACGCCGTGAAGATGGGGACGACCGTCGCAACCAATGCGCTGCTGGAGCGTAAGGGCGATCGCACATTGCTGGTTGTCACCGAGGGTTTCCGAGATCAGTTGCGCATTGCCTATCAGGCTCGCCCGCGCCTGTTTGACCGTAACATCCTGCTGCCGGAAATGCTGTACGAGCGCGTCGAGGAAGTGGTCGAGCGCGTCGACGCCAAGGACCAGATCCTTACGCCGCTGGACCTCGACGATTTGCGTCCGAAACTGCAGAAGGCCTATGACGACGGCATCCGCGCCGTGGCCATCGTCCTGATGCATGGCTATCGCGTGCCGGACCATGAGAAGAAGGTCGCCGCGCTGGCGCGGGAGATCGGCTTCACCCAGGTATCCACGAGCCATGAAACCAGCCCGCTGATCAAATTCGTGGGGCGCGGCGACACGACCGTGGTTGATGCCTATCTTTCGCCGATCCTGGGCCGCTACGTGCAGCAGGTCGCCGGGGAACTCGGCGATGTCCGGTTGCAGTTCATGCAGTCCAATGGCGGCCTGACCGACGCCAAGCTGTTCCAGGGCAAGGACGCGATCCTGTCCGGTCCGGCCGGCGGTATCGTCGGATCAGTGAAGACGGCGGAACAGGCCGGCTTCGACAAGGTCATCACCTTCGATATGGGCGGGACTTCCACCGACGTCGCCCATTACGACGGTGAGTATGAGCGTGCTTTCGAAACCCTGGTCGCCGGTGTTCGTATGCGCGCGCCGATGATGCTGATTCACACCGTGGCTGCCGGCGGGGGGTCGATCTGCCAGTTCGACGGCGCCCGGTTCCGTGTCGGCCCGGAAAGTGCCGGCGCCAACCCCGGCCCGGCCGCTTATCGCCGTGGCGGGCCGCTTGCCGTTACCGACTGCAATGTCATGCTGGGCAAATTGCAGCCGCAATTCTTCCCTGCCGTCTTCGGTCCGAACCAGGATGAGGCGCTGGACGCCGCGCCGGTGCGCGAGAAGTTCGAGGCGCTGGCGAAGGAGGTCGAGGCTGCGACCGGTCAGAAGCGCTCACCCGAGGAAATTGCCGACGGGTTCCTGAAGATCGCCGTCGAAAACATGGCGAACGCGATCAAGAAGATTTCCGTTCAGCGCGGCTATGATGTCACCGAATACGCCCTGCAGTGCTTCGGCGGCGCAGGCGGGCAGCATGCGTGCCTGATCGCGGACACGCTGGGCATGACGAAGGTACTGATTCATCCTTTCGCGGGTGTCCTGTCCGCCTATGGCATGGGCCTGGCCGATATCCGCGCTATGCGCGAACGGTCGGTCGAACAGCCGTTGAATGACGGCCTGCTGACGCGTCTGGAAGACGAATTGGGTGCCATGGCCGAGGAAGCCGAGGCGGAACTGCTGAAACAGGATGTGCCGTCGGAGCGGATCGAACTGCTGCGCAAGGTACATATCCGCTATGACGGGTCGGACACGGCTCTGGAAGTGCCGTTCGGTCCGCTCGAGGAAATGGCCGAAGCCTTCGAGGCTTCCTACCGCTCCCGCTTCGGATTCCTGATGGGCGGGAAGGGGCTGGTCGCCTCCGCCCTGTCCGTGGAAGGCATCGGCCGGACCTTCGATCTGGCGTCGGACGATCTGGCGGCGCGCGCCGCCTCGCCGGATCCGGTTGAGACGGTGACGACGTATATGGCCGGCGATTTCGTCGAAACACCGGTCTTCGACCGCGACCGCATGTCGGCGGGGCAGAAGGTGAAGGGCCCGGCGATCCTGATCGAACGCACCGGCACCAATGTCGTCGAGCCGGGCTGGGAAGCCGAGATGACCGCCATCGGCAATCTGGTCCTGACCCGCGTCGAGGCGTTGCCGCGTCAGGTCGCGATCGGCACCCAGGCCGATCCGGTGATGCTGGAAGTGTTCAACAACCTGTTCATGTCCATCGCCGAGCAGATGGGCTACACGCTCCAGAACACCGCCTATTCGGTGAACATCAAGGAGCGACTGGATTTCTCCTGCGCGGTCTTCGATGCTGAGGGGAATCTGATTGCCAATGCGCCGCATATGCCGGTGCATCTGGGGTCCATGGGCGAAAGCGTCCGGGCCGTCGTGCGCAACAATGAGGGCACGATCAAGCCGGGCGACGCCTATGTCCTGAACAACCCCTATAATGGCGGCACGCACCTTCCCGACGTTACCGTGGTGACCCCGGTCTTCCATGAGGATGGCAGCCGCATCCTGTTCTTCGTCGCCAGCCGCGGGCACCATTCCGATATCGGCGGTCGCACGCCGGGGTCCGCCCCGCCGGATTCCGCGCATATCGACGAGGAAGGCGTGCTGATCGACAATTTCAAACTGGTCGATCAGGGCACCTATCGGGAGGACGCGCTGCGCGAGGTTCTGGCATCGGCCAAGTACCCGGCACGCAATCCGGACCAGAACGTCGCTGACCTGCGCGCGCAGCTGGCGGCGAACGAGAAGGGTGTCCAGGAATTGCGCAAGATGGTCGGCCATTTCGGTCTGGACACGGTTGAGGCCTATATGGGGCACGTCCAGGACAATGCCGAGGAATCCGTGCGCCGGGTGATCGATGTCCTGAAGGACGGAACCTTCGAATATCCGATGGACAACGGCCAGAAGGTCAAGGTCGCGATCACCATCGACAAGGCGAAGCGTGGCGCGACCGTCGACTTTACCGGAACCAGCCCGCAGGGCCCGAACAACTTCAATGCTCCGGCGGCCGTCTGCCGGGCGGCGGTGTTGTATGTCTTCCGGACCCTGGTCGAGGACGACATCCCGATGAATGAGGGCTGTCTGAAGCCGATCGAGATCATCCTGCCGGAAGATTGCATGCTGAACGCGCGCTATCCCGGGGCGGTGATCGCGGGCAATGTCGAGACCTCGCAGATCGTCACGGATACGCTTTATGGCGCACTGGGGGTCATGGCGGCGGCCCAGGGGACGATGAACAACTTCGTCTGGGGCAATGACCGCTATCAGTATTACGAAACCGTCTGCGGCGGCTCGGGTGCCGGTCCGGATTTCGACGGGACGGATGCGGTCCATACCCATATGACCAACAGCCGCCTGACCGATCCGGAAATTCTGGAATGGCGTTTGCCGGTCATGCTGGAGAAGTTCGAGATCCGGCGCGGTTCCGGTGGCAAGGGCAAGCATCGCGGCGGCGACGGCGTCCGCCGGATCGTGCGCTTCCTGGAGGATATGGACGTCGTCATCCTGGCGAATCACCGCATTGTTCCGCCCTACGGCATGGCCGGGGGCGACGATGGTGCGGTTGGCCGCAACTGGATCGAGCGCACCGACGGCCGTCGCGACGAGATGACGGCAACGGACATGCGCGCGGTACAGGCGGGCGATGTCTTCGTCCTTGAGACGCCCGGTGGCGGCGGCTTCGGCAAGGCCCGGGCCGAGGCGGCGGAGTAG
- a CDS encoding winged helix DNA-binding protein, whose amino-acid sequence MARNRIVSSAHLVSDKAAELSEYEYGLIVAWHAFQRWVSRCMAAAGYGDLGSLDVLVLHSVNHRDRQKRLADICFTLNVEDTHTVNYALKKLLKAGLVESEKRGKEAFYSVTEAGQEACRVYREVRESCLVDAFEALGGLDAEEIADTARTLRALSGLYDQAARSATSL is encoded by the coding sequence ATGGCCAGAAACCGCATCGTATCCTCGGCGCATCTCGTCTCCGACAAGGCGGCGGAACTGAGTGAGTACGAATACGGGCTGATCGTCGCCTGGCATGCCTTTCAGCGCTGGGTATCGCGCTGCATGGCGGCGGCAGGCTATGGCGACCTGGGCTCCCTGGATGTCCTGGTCCTGCATTCGGTCAATCACCGCGACCGTCAGAAGCGCCTGGCAGATATCTGCTTCACCCTGAATGTCGAGGATACGCACACCGTCAACTATGCGCTCAAGAAGCTGCTGAAGGCCGGGCTTGTTGAATCCGAAAAGCGCGGCAAGGAGGCCTTCTATTCCGTAACCGAGGCGGGGCAGGAGGCCTGTCGTGTCTATCGCGAGGTGCGGGAATCCTGCCTGGTCGATGCTTTCGAGGCGCTGGGCGGTCTGGATGCCGAGGAAATCGCCGACACCGCCCGGACCTTGCGTGCCCTGTCCGGCCTGTACGATCAGGCAGCGCGCAGCGCGACGAGCCTGTGA